Below is a window of Pseudomonadota bacterium DNA.
GAGCCGGTCACGCTGTTCGACGGCGTGCGCTGCTGCGCGACCTGCCTCTCGCGCCTGCGGCTCTGCGCAGCCTGCGACGGGTACAGCACGGGAGAGCGATGCCGCAAGTGTCACGCGCCTGTCACCAGTTGCCTTTTCTGTAAGGGGGTTGCTCATGGTGGATTCACCTGGTCGAAGCAGTTTCGCGTGTGCCAACGGTGCGTTCCGAGCGTGGAGGGGACGTGCAGTGGATGTGCTCGTCCGGTCAAGCGTGGAGAGCATCACCGCGCACCGTACGGAATTTGCTGCGCGGCGTGCGCGGAGACTGTCGTCTCTGACGCAGCGCGACTTCCAGCGCTCCTGGCGCGTGCCCACGACCTGATTGCGGAGGTGGCGGGGCTCCGGCTGGTTGTCATGCCAACGGTCAGGCTTGCCCGTCCCCTGGAGCTCGTGGGCCAGGGCTACGAGGGTGAAGACATCGATGGTTTCTACGCGCCGTCGAGCCATGAGATCGTCATCGCCTCCGGGTATACCGAGCTCATTACCTTAAGCCTGCTGGCGCACGAGCTCGTACATGCCTGGCAGAACGAGAACGGCCTGTCGGGCTGCGAAAAACAGCTGGCCGAGGGGTTTGCGGTATGGGTCGAGATGCGCGTGCTGTATCGCCTGAAGGCGCCCGCCGTGGCGGCGAATCACGTCTCGAGGCGCGACCGTGTATACGGTCAGGGCCTTCGCAAGTGCCTTTCGATCGAAGTGGCCTGTGGTGTTGATGGTCTCCTCGCGTTTGTGCGAGAAAATCTTCGCTTCCCCTTCTGGGTGAACCTGAAAGGGGCGTTTGGCGATCTCTTTCTCGCGGCGTGAATCGCGGGTGAGGCTCACGCGGGAATCGATTCGAGCCTGGCGGACAGACGGGAGATCTGCGGACTAGGGGAGCTTCCTGGTGATCACGGCGCGTGGATTTTTGGACTCGGTTCCGCTGCTGGCACTGTCCAGCCGGCTGCCGTCAACCCACAGCTCGATCTCGAGGATGCCCAGGGCGTTCTCGTCGATTCCGCGCGCTTCGATCTGCGCGTATCCGCCGAGCTTCACCTTCGTCTTGCACGTCCATGGGAGCTTGACGTCGGGTGCGTTTTTTGGGGTCAGGCTATCGTCACGCCAGATGAGGTTGGCATGGTTCACCGTTCCGCTCACGCGATACTCCACGACATGGTGGGTTGGCGTCGCCGTCAGCTCTTCGGCATACGCATTGTAGACACTGGTGATCCACTGCGGGCCGGAGCCTTTCACGCTGCTGGCTCTCTCAAATTCGATGACGTCGTCTTTGCAGAACCTGAACTTGCGCCAGTCCGACTCTGTCGGTGGCGTGAGGACGCACTCTCCTTTGGTGGCCGAGAACGTGAACACCGTCATCCTGTCCTTGCCATTCACCAGTACCTGGTATGAACGCTGGCTTTCCACGTCTCCGTCTGTGAGGTGCACGACGTACCCGTTCTTCACGGATGTCGACGAACTGCTGATCACGCCTCGCGGACGCGAGAACTCCGCCACCCAGGCGGTCGGAGATTTGCCGTGGCTCACGTGGTTCTCGAGCACGTTCTCCGGGTTCTTCGGTCCGCTCTTGCCGTGGAGGTAATCGTCGCCGTGGTGCACCAGGGCTGCCACCAGGCCCAGTTCTGACGGTGCAAGAAACGCCCGCAGATGATCGAGCGGGGTCCCTATCTCAACGCACAGGAAAGGTTGTATGCCGTATACCGAATCCTTGTGCAAAACGAGTCTCAGGACAGCCTCTTCGTGCTGGCTTCCGATGACGGGGCTGAGATACCGCCAGTGCTCAATGGCACGCTCTGTTGTGACGGGTATCTGGCCGATCTTCTCCCTGGCGGCGTCGACTGCGTCGACGAGCTTGTACCAGTCGCTCTGCGCGAAGATGCATCCCGCCTGTCGGTCTTTGGTCAGCAACACGAGCGAGAGGTTCATCTTGGTCTTCGACATGTCGATGACCGCAAGCAGGCTGCCGTCGTCAAGCACCACGGCATCGACCAGCGTGCTTTTCGAGGTCTTGGAGGCGTCTTTGACCGGTTTCGGTCTCTCGTTCTCAATCTTGCTGAGGAGCGCCCTGGCCGAACGTGCTTCAGCAGATTTCGGAGCCATGGATATCACCTGGTCGAGCACGTTCTTCGCGTACTCCATCGCACCCGCGTTATAGTACGCCTCCGCAAGGTCGTAGCGGTAGCGTGCGTTGCCGGGGTTGCTCAAGACGGCCTTTCTCAGGAGGACGACCGCCTTTTCGTGATCGCCCTGGCGGTCGGCCGCTCGTCCCGCTTCGTTGTCTGCCTTGGCCGTGTCTTTTGCGGAAACCTCAATTGTCATTGCGCCTGTCACGAAGAGCAACAGAATCACGACGAGGACGGTGCGAGCGCGACTCGCTGGTGACTGACGTCTGGAGCAGGCGCGGGACGCCGTTCGAGAGGGCATCTGGATCTACAGCCTCCGAGAATGTGGATGTTGCGCCGACGCCTCGCAAAGAGATTCGCAAGGAGGTCTCGTCAGAGTGGGCTCTCGCGCCCTTTCGATGACAGGTTTCGGAGCGGTGGGCAGCGCTCGC
It encodes the following:
- a CDS encoding tetratricopeptide repeat protein, with the translated sequence MPSRTASRACSRRQSPASRARTVLVVILLLFVTGAMTIEVSAKDTAKADNEAGRAADRQGDHEKAVVLLRKAVLSNPGNARYRYDLAEAYYNAGAMEYAKNVLDQVISMAPKSAEARSARALLSKIENERPKPVKDASKTSKSTLVDAVVLDDGSLLAVIDMSKTKMNLSLVLLTKDRQAGCIFAQSDWYKLVDAVDAAREKIGQIPVTTERAIEHWRYLSPVIGSQHEEAVLRLVLHKDSVYGIQPFLCVEIGTPLDHLRAFLAPSELGLVAALVHHGDDYLHGKSGPKNPENVLENHVSHGKSPTAWVAEFSRPRGVISSSSTSVKNGYVVHLTDGDVESQRSYQVLVNGKDRMTVFTFSATKGECVLTPPTESDWRKFRFCKDDVIEFERASSVKGSGPQWITSVYNAYAEELTATPTHHVVEYRVSGTVNHANLIWRDDSLTPKNAPDVKLPWTCKTKVKLGGYAQIEARGIDENALGILEIELWVDGSRLDSASSGTESKNPRAVITRKLP